In Heteronotia binoei isolate CCM8104 ecotype False Entrance Well chromosome 5, APGP_CSIRO_Hbin_v1, whole genome shotgun sequence, the DNA window GGAAGTGAAACTATTGACTACAGTACCTTTGGTATAGCTCCCTAAGCTTGCTATAAATGGAGGTTTCGGTCATGCTGAAACCACTGAATTTTCTAGCAGGATTTTCACACACCGACTTTACATGAGTCATCCTTTGTTGTATTAAACAGAGTTCCTTTTTATCCCCTACCAAAAATGCTaacaatatttttccaaatttccACACCAAGTTTTGTGTTGATGGCCTCAACATTCTTCTAAGTCTTTTTATGTAGTTTTCTGCAGCTTGTGTTCATGTTCTATCtagtgtgcatgtgcatgcatacaaactCACAAAGTGATACATTTATTACCATTTAAATATATTGATTTATTTTTAGGTACGCTGAAGAACCAGAAGAGAGGGATAACAAGCTAGAAGAAAATTTGGACTGGCAGGCAAGCCCTTATGGAACACACAAATAGTATCTCAAAGCCAAAATCAAAGAACAGCCAGTCGTAAACCCTTAAATCAAGTTAGAGGGGTTGAAAACAACTAAGCTGACACTGTTTTGTACAGTTATTCTGAAAATTCTGCTAAATGGCTGTGCAGCAAATTGAGCTTACAAGGCAGGCGGCTGGGTACACGGGGTAATTGAGAAAAGGTCTCtggaatatatgtgtgtgtatatatatatatatatagttgctTATGAACACTTGCTGTGCATGTCACAGGAAATGTGGCACTGGGAAAAAATTAAGCTGTGTGAGAgtatctactttttaaaaaattactagtCCTTATGGTTATGAAGACATTTTTGAAAGTATGCATACGATGTTGGAGGGATGCCAAATAAGAATTCAAGCATCTTTGTCTTTTCCTATTACTACCAAAACCaaaataaattaatttgctctttCTGCAACTTTGTAGGAAGAAAAGGTCAGCCGTTGGAATAAATATCTGGACAAAAGCTGTGATGAGGAAGATAAAATGTCGCATACAGAAAAACAGACCTGTTCTTTTCTGAATAGCACAACAGAGGATCCAAGGTGCATGCACAGTtttccttattttaaaaaaaaatctaccagcATCATGATGCCATGTTGTTAACATGCTAGAAAAATTGCTGCTATATGTGAATAGAGCCAGGGAttgtaaatgcaaaaaaaaaaggcctaagATCTATTTGCTTTCTCCCCACCCACATGCTGGGTGATTTATTCGAGTTAATCATTGACTAATTTTTTATATCACCCAGGAAATATAAGAAGACCAACTTAGACAGTATTGATGCCCAGAGAGCTGATGAAAATAGAGTTCCTGGATTCGGAAAGAATGTAAGAAAGTTGTAAATTTCATGTTCTGTAAGACTATCGACTGTTTAAATTTGGAACTAAGATTTGCTTAATTAACATGACTCAAGGCCTCTTGCCAAATGCATAGAAATACATAAGAATTATAGTCTCAACTTTAATACCTTTGATATTACCAGTCAGCTATCCTCCTTACTAATGAATCGGCTTAGTCTTTATAAGCTGACTGCTGTGCTCTCTTTAGCCATTGCTAGAGGCCCTATTCCCTGATACTTTTAACACTTGTTCTTCCCTTCCATGTGATTGGCCTGCATCTGCATGGGATGTAGTGCTGAATCTTGCTATGGAAGGGCTGAGTTATCAGTCAGCATTAATAGAAGCTGCTCATGTGACTTTTGCTTGTGAACAATGTGTATTCTGTCTTAAACTAAAATTACCTTTTTAAAGAATTAATGATCTACATCTCTGTTCAGTTGGACTTCACTATAGGACCCTTGGTAGCTCACTGTCTCCATTCCTAAGTACATTGTTTATAAGCATGTTCCATTAACTGATAAGATGTACAGGATAAGCTGATATATTTGGTAACCTGATCTTGGAAGAGAACCAATGAGCAAATGCAAGCTTTCACTGTTCGAGGTGCCTATTAACATTGAATCCAAATCCCAGCAGAACAGCAGACCATCTTCCTACTAGCTACTCACACCAGAACAGGTCAATTCATGCAATCAAGAATTGGGTGATGCACTGTCACAAAACAATGTGCAAAAGAGCTCCAGTTGCATGatatagaacaaagcagaagaaaACTAAACCCCATGTTTACTTGAAAAATATAGTGACCTGGTAAAGCCTTCCAAAGAAAATGGCATTAGGGTGCCAGCTCATGCCGCCTTGCAGCCATTCTCTAGGCCAGTAGTCCTCAATGTCATTCCTGTGGGTGCCACTGCACCCAGTGCACATTCTCTGGCATGAAccaagggtttttagaaagtggatggaaccagatggggcttttgcccagcaagaattctgattggtcattggagatttgattggctgtgcagatatttTAAAAGTCATTTCAACAGGAGTTGCTactacagcacaaggatctctTCATCATGTGACTGAACATGTataaaagatattttaaatagtgggttcatTTAAAGCTATCTTATTCAACATAGCTATTGCCTGAAATGTTTATGACTTACTATTAGTTATGCATGACCTCAGTCTCTGACACTCTGTGATTGGCTATGCCTTTTGTggcagccatgggggggggggggttgtgcctACCACCCAAGGTCATAGCCACAATTTTTTGTTTAGTGGGGTACATAGTCAGGATATTTCATTTAGtggggcactttttttttttgctgcagttaCTCCCTGTACTTCCCAAACCACTCTAAGCTAAAGCTGAAATCAAACTCTCTCAGTCACTAAATGGGAAAAGATGGTCTTTCAGTATGCACAGAGCGATGTGGTGGCATGGGCAGAGGGCAACCCACACACAAGCTGTGTTGCTTGACCACTCTACAAGGCACctgcttactttcagtcacaagAATCTAAACATTTGCTTTCAAGAAAGGCCGAGCCACTGAAGTCATCCAGTTTTCCACACTTCAGTACTGTCAAATTCTATGAGCTGACGGGCACCAATGCTTTGTCCCAAACAAAATTCTCCACTGGATCCAGCCACAGCAGGCAGGGGAAAGGGGTGGAGCAGAGGCTTGCTCAATGGATGTCTTCCTCTTGCACCCTGTGCCTAAGGGTGCTGCTCCAAGCCTCCTCAAAGACAGCTCacctgggaggaagggaaaggggggcttTCCTATTTGACTCCTGCCCACCCCATGAGCTTTTCCTTGTAGCATCCCGGTTTGGGAGACTGGGTCAGTCAAACCCAGGTTTTTGTTCTCTTTCCTGTCATGAATGGACACCACTTCTCTTCCTGGGCCTTTCTTTGTCACCTGCctttcttgtggggggggggagaggatagtACAGCCAGGCAGCCAGCGGGAGGTCCTGAGCCCAGGGTAGGCGTGTCAAGGAAAGGAGAGGGCTGCAGCAGAAGCATCTGCCCCTCCCCTTCAGGCACTTGCTCATGCCAGGGTCACTGCGGGAAGCCCAGGGAGAGTGGGTGGGGGTCCACCAGGTGGGAGACTCATTGTCCAGCTGCTCTGTCTGACCATTCTGCAGGGAATACCCATCAGGCTTCAGACAGACAGCTGCCCTTTGGGAAAGTGGCAAAATGGGTTTTTAAGGAGCTGCTTGCCCTTTTGGGCTGCATGGGGGTACAAGCTGCAAGATTTCCCTGTCCCATCGTTGCCACCCTTGGAGAGCTGAGCACAAAGCAGGGCTGGGCCGCAAAAGCTGGGGCCAGGGGAAACAGAGACCCTGTCAACCGCTTCTAAGCCTACCTGCTGCCCTTCTGAGCTGCATCTCTGCACAGCTCGGGTGCAGGTTGGGGATGGTGCACCTCAGCCaattgggggtggaaagtggtgGGGCCAGGATCCTTGAAATGGTGATTAAAGTGGTGAGGCCaggaccctggaggcccctcTGTAGCAACAGGCCTGCCACCACCCTGTCAGAACTTCACAGGCGGAAAAGAGTTGGGGACTCCTGCCACACCAAGTCATAGTTGAGATATGATTGCATTTTTTTCTGTCCTTCTGTAGTACACAAGAAGTTCCTTCAGAGACGCACAAACCTGTGGAAATGCTGCAGATAAAAGTATGAGGATTTCTGCTGATGATGAACTTCTGGAATGTGgaaagaatggagagagaaagttAAGAAATGTCCTTTCTAATCAGATGAAACTTCTTTCATCAGAGACTTTTAATAGgagtgtggctgctgctgctgtagtAGAGTGTCAGATGCCTGAAGTCCAAAGATCTGCTGCTGCAAGCAATGAAATAATAGCCAACTTAATTGACAGCCCCGTAAAATGGCAGCATATACCAAGGCAGACTGCCTCTATTGCCCTAGATAAAATGCAGACAGATAGCAAGCATATTGAAGAAGCCAACATACTACCCATAAAAACCAAAAATTCTTCAGTTTTACCTTGCGTTAATCTTCAAAAGGTATTATCAAAGGAACCCACCTCCGTTCCTTCGGTGCATCCTGCTTTCTCTACTGCAACAGGTCAAAATAGTGGCCTTTTTTCTACTGGAGAGGACTTTGATGACTACCTTTGAAGAATATCCAGGCATTCTGCTTGTTTCCTATGGCCTTGTTAATTTTTATTAGTCTGTTTCAATGGCTTAGAAGAACCTTAGTTCAAAAACATGGTCTTTAAAAGCTGTGTCGTGTAGCTAAGAATGAAACTGCCATTAGATTTCTTTCCACCCACATATTTTTCATTAGACATGGACTTTGCCTTTCCCTTTCTGctacagctggggggggggcgcgcagTGTTGAATAAAAATGTTTCTTAAGATCAAATCTTGTTTGTTTACCGTTAGGCATAGGTAGAACAGTTAAAAGCATGTTCTCTGCCTCAATAAGTTAGTTTTTCTGTTTACACCCATGTTCCAGAGGGCCTTTACAACTTTCATCCTTTTACTAGACCGGGTTTGTTTGGGTGGTTATGTAAAAGTGACTGCCCAGGAGATATCAGTTGCAGTACCATATAACTAGTGAGATCTGTTGAAACTAATTATCGGCAGCAATAAGTTATTGTCTTCATTCAGTTCTTGTTGTCAACTGAAATATAAGGTTGTGGATTGCCATTTTTAAGAGTGCAAAAGACAATTCAGATGGGATGCTGATCCTTTAGGTGCTCTCCCCAGCTCACTTGTATGCAAGCACAGCATCAGAGAAGTAATTTCCTTGTACAGCAAAGTGACTACTTCCTGTTATAAATATGGATCTGCCTTGTAAAGGGTGTGTGTTCAGCTTAAGTCTACTAAATATAGTTTTATGTAGGGAACTGCAGGGGCTTGCAGGGTCATCTCATTGTCCCATCCCCATTTCCTCTTTTGCTTCCCTGAAAGCCTCCCTTGgcctcctttttcctgcttcattCTCCCCTGGATGAAGTCTGATCAAGTTGTGTAGTACCAGCCAATGGCTGGGTCCCAGTTGTGTAGTTTTGGCTGGCCCAGTTGCATGCTGGGGAAACCTCATGGGGGGCCCATTTTTTTACAGGCTGTATCCCCTTCCCCTATTTCTTCTTTCCATCTTCCTGGCAGCCTTGTGAGATACATTAGGATGAAACAaactgactagcccaaggtcatccagtgagcttccatagcagaatgggCACTTGAGCTGGAAACTGTAGTTATTACACACTAGAATTTTGCACAGTGGCtgatgttgaacagtagcaagcatgCAAGTCACACTGTAGTTGTTGCTGGGCCTGAGtcctccctcagaggccaaaCAAAAAAGCTATTACCCACCTACCCCTCCTTTTACTTAAAAAATTCACTAGCCAGAGTTTAGTATTGTTTTAATTAAGTGCAGCCCTATATAAAATaattgacagaaaccaaggcttgaaagaTGACAATACTGTTTTGGTTGCCTGGTAACCTCCACAATGGTCATTGGGATCTCCTTTCTTAAAGGCACAGGTGCTATTTCTATTACTTACATGGTTAACCCACCTAATATATTTCTtcttagatttcagatttttgcaacctgggatttttttgttttgtacagCTGCCTTGTCTGTTTCATTGCTCCAGTCTCCAGTGTTAAGAGTCTACAGATTTGGCCGTGATCAAAATTAGATGTATTGATGATATATAGAGACAATAGCAGCACAGTGGGTAAATGTACCATACACTTTCCTTCAGGTTGACCAAACATTCTACAAGGGGTATGTGATTCATGTTCAGTACAAATGATCTGCGCTTAAGGACACATACCCTAATTATCTATTAAAATGCCCAACAGCTAGAGAGAATATATTGTAACTCTGCTACATGAAGTATCACAGATGACAAGGCTGAAACAGGAAAGCATGAACATTTATTTTTGGAGTATGAACAAAGAAAGAAGAATCTGATCATTGCAGCAGGCAAGATATAAAAAGTAGGCTACTCTGTGGAGCTTTTTTTCAATCTGCTTCCAGTATTAGGAGTTGCATAGGCAGTATTAGGGAGCTGGTGGATGCTTGGAGTACTGGATAGTATCCAGCGCTGCCCCAATGTCATAGCTCTTGGAACGCAGCAGATGAGTGAGCCATCCTCCTTCATCACTGAATCCCATGGACAGCATCTGTGACAATGATTCAATCAGGCGTGGATCTGCATCTGTGAAGATAACGAGAGGTATCCCAGCAGGAATTACTTGGGTTCAGTAGGAGTTACTTAGTACCACTGGAGATACAATGATCACTGCCATCAGTGGCATTTTATAGTTTATTATCTAGCACTGGCCCACTATGCAAAACTCCAAAGtcagggtggccaaattgtggcttgggagccacatgcagctctttcactcATTTTGTGTAGCTCCTGGGGGTCAAGGagaaacttaatgcaggcttactctcaagtaagcatgcttaccATTGGGACCTCACTCAGCCTCAGAGCAGTGACCCAAAGATAGGTGGGTATTGCCACCATGTGGGAAGTGGGGAAGAGGAAAAATAGggaggcttgcaagctcttcaccacCACAGAGGTTACCCAGAGACCTGGAGCAGGGAAAGAGTGCAAGAGCCAGGGGAGCCAATGGGAGgatggatggaattaaagagggcagcacagcgttcccccttagtttcatagctcttgtaggagctgcatatactaatcttggtgtcaaggcaaagagatgcataatgatgcaaacaataGTCAGTGGTTTCTATGGTACATGTTTTGTTTCCTGCTCCCACTGGGGCCAAAAAAATAATTCTGTAACTAATCTTTCCCTATGCTCGTCTTATGGGGATTGTTATTccctgcttttgtttttaaaatgtctccTAGCAAGGTCATGCTGTAAactgcatacatatgtattttatctttctgtgcaaagaaagtagtAAGAGTTTTAGTAAAGAtattgttcatgtcttgcagcccccaaacatctgatgttgtcTCCATGTTGCTCTTATGATAAAAGAGTTGGTCACCCTTGCTCCAAGTCAATATTTTGGAAGGAAAAGCAGCATAAATAGACTAAAACAATACTGATAACAGACAACAGCCCCTGAAGGTTATTTCCATAGGCAAATTGTGGTGTTTATCAGTTTTATTTGAATTCCATCAACTGCAAGATTTGCATTTAACAGCAAACAAGAATGCTCAGAACATACCAAAAAGAGGCAATTTATTTTAAGGTACATTACTGGTCAATCCCTTTGCATAACCTATCATGTTTTGCTTTTTTCAAACCAGAAATTTCTTTGATGGTATAGAACTAACTGTATGTGGTCTTCTAAACTCTGGTTACCTGGTGGAAGATGAGGGTAGAGTGCAGCCTCTCTCAAGCCTGTCGGTCCTGTGTTAGCAGGAGCTTGAGTTGGATCCAGGCAGCCTGGGCTGTCTGTTTCTGCCATTTGTAAGGACTGCAGTTCACCAGTAGAAGGGTCtacttcctttgaagataagtggGTCCAGTCTTCGTCCCCTGCTGAACTACTACTGGATTCAGCTGGTTCCTGGGATCACAAACACATTGTGCAAATCTGTTACTGAGTAATGGAGCCACCAATGCTGAATCATACACAATTTTGGCAGCAGCACTAAAAATCTGTTTTCAGCCTCCAGATGAGAGTATAAAATCTGCACACTATCCTCCAGCAAGCACAACATGTTTTAGATGTGACATTCAGATGCTCAAATAGGATTAAATACTACCAttcaagagtttttaaaaaatgtaaacagTTTACATGTGTGGAAGacttagtaaaaaaaaatcattctactATTACTAATGCCAAAtatcatatatcttataacaacatctcttggtagattattttgtcatatatcttatgtcATATATCATTTGTCATATCttacaacatctcttggtagatttttcttggcaaaaagtgaattcactctatacatatagtcatacatatttttagtctcctCAGGGTCATcgtctaaaaattctgcaattatttttattatgtaacctTTTAAGTCACCATCTTctacttcaggtactcctctcagacgtatctgagtttccattaatttgcagtcatggattgtcactttttcttgaattgtcaacaaggtggaatcatatacctTCATTTTGTCTTCCACTTCCTGCACTTTTTTAGCTGTTTctcctgtttcctttctgagatcttccatttcttttctaatctctgcaataatttcttctttccattcatctatcatcttcctcatCCCTCTCATCAGTCTAGCTTCCATCgcgtccaattgttcctgcattttctccaatgaaagagcccttgttcaAGTCTGCTTGAGTTCaggcatttaaaaacaccaacaattttaatctcacagatttcaaatttaactatcaggttTCAAGATTGGGACTTGCTTTCTATactaagcctaatttcgccgtcctcagagcttcctagaccaaaatattaatttttaaaacttttaaacccttcaaaaaacaacaaaattttagACCACCAATTTTCAAtttgactatcaggttcaaaagggtaggacttgccctttatagcaagcccaatttcgccgtcctcggagctcccaaagtccagatatttatttttaaagtttttaaattttccaaaatggcggtcacaattttttcccttttaaaaaattccgaGGACTGCaccaataatatgaccaatagtatttatcttcttaccctcttttcagttgattccaccaatttttattgtcccaaattctttttaaaacattgtttttaatttgacctcccagcaatgaccGCTGATGTTTCTCactggtatatattcctagagtaggttttctttctactATTTCCTGTCTTTATTATcacaaagtctcattcacactggtaaggagatctcacgatacttgacgtacttcctgtcttgctcaaatgtgctgcaggtctgttccagtatgacgatgttgcttttccttccaaaaccgcaagtagacaaaacaatactTTCCCACTTTCTAGccgtttttaacactgtcctttataaagtccaaatttcacctcctccttcccttcttccaggCACTTTATATTTTCTCTTCCTACCTCTTagttttgtccctttaagctagaAATACCTCCAGAATGAAAAAATAATCATCTGTactttttcttccaattatccacgtttccactggtctttcaaagctttagatgtttagcaatgtccaagaaggttaggatcctgtcaagcttatgccaAATGACTCagagcttctgcagatgatagaTATGCAGTTTTtctcctgagacccctcaaagaagtcccctccggGACCCccctttagccaaggtaaatctcatctAAGCTTTTGTGCAtctatcttggactaatctctgactgagaaaagtaggcagtaggcattatattgccttccactaccccgaacagaagctccagcctgctcccgttatgagaggcagctcagcatgGCATTTTCCTCTCCCGGAAGTCCCCCCCCTGCCAaaattttaggtttttaaaataagaacttGCTTGTTACAGTTCTAACAGTGGCAAGCTTCAGTACTAGTCTTAGGCTCAGTTCAGACATCACAAATTTGGGTTCATCACAAGATACGGACTGGGCTCATgcatctttccttccccacatgCAACATTCTGCGATCAAAGATTTCTGTTTTCACTTACTTCACTGTGAAATTCAGGTGAGAGTGCCTTAACTGAGGCTTGTTTCTCCCATAAAGTAGAATTCTTAAACAGGATTAAAATATGGTTAAGAATCCCAGTAATGGAAAGAAACTGTCATGACAAATTTATCGGTTCCAGAATGAGTTCATCATGTTTACAACAGGTTAGTGCTTATTTCAGAAACTGCGAAGTCTTCATTCTCTTACCTGTGACAAGAGACTATCCTGTTCCATCTGCATAGGGGGAGAATCTACTATCATCTCCTGAAGCTGGTCAGCAACAGCAtcccctgcctctgaagctggTTTGCTCCTACTACTTGTGTTAGATTTTGACTGGTCCCCTGAACTGCTTCTAGGCATGGGACTGCTCTTCTCAGCACTAGGCGCAGGTGCCACTTTGCTTCTTTGTCCCCCATGTTCCACATCAATATCGACATCAATACCTAGAGAAGCAATATGACAGGTAGAATCAAACAAGATTAAGATTCTGAAGATGATTCACATTTCTGCCTCTTGCAGTGCTCATGCACAGCAGATGTTCCATACACCAGCCAAAAAGCCAGGAGTCAAGCTACGTTTTCCCGCAGTGCTATCATTTGGGGGAAACGTGAAGGGACTTTGTTTGCATTGAAGATGGGAAACAAAACAGCTATCCTGTAGGCTCTGGCATGTACCCAGTCCTTAAAGTGATTATAGTCTATGCTGCTGTGACAACTTGAAGTACCTTTGTTCATAATATAGTAATTTAATGCAAAGTTCCTGCCAAGAGCTAACAGAACATCAAGAAAATCTCACAAGTGACAGCCACTTTGCCCTGTGTAATACTATCCCTGATTTGTGGTACTTTCAAAGAAACAGATTAAACTGGATACAAAGACAAAAGGCACCTACATTAGCTCCAGGCTTCCAAATTAAATTTGGGA includes these proteins:
- the MRNIP gene encoding MRN complex-interacting protein gives rise to the protein MAQQFQVLRCCFCHIFQVQQVKKTKKWNCKICNEKQSVLKVFGQGSGSECRHHVQKLNMLVGEKEQASINMPWYAEEPEERDNKLEENLDWQEEKVSRWNKYLDKSCDEEDKMSHTEKQTCSFLNSTTEDPRKYKKTNLDSIDAQRADENRVPGFGKNYTRSSFRDAQTCGNAADKSMRISADDELLECGKNGERKLRNVLSNQMKLLSSETFNRSVAAAAVVECQMPEVQRSAAASNEIIANLIDSPVKWQHIPRQTASIALDKMQTDSKHIEEANILPIKTKNSSVLPCVNLQKVLSKEPTSVPSVHPAFSTATGQNSGLFSTGEDFDDYL